A stretch of the Arvicola amphibius chromosome 8, mArvAmp1.2, whole genome shotgun sequence genome encodes the following:
- the Olig3 gene encoding oligodendrocyte transcription factor 3, whose product MNSDSSSVSSRASSPDMDEMYLRDHHHRHHHHHQESRLNSVSSTQGDMVQKMPGESLSRAGAKAAGESSKYKIKKQLSEQDLQQLRLKINGRERKRMHDLNLAMDGLREVMPYAHGPSVRKLSKIATLLLARNYILMLTSSLEEMKRLVGEIYGGHHSAFHCGTVGHSAGHPAHAANAVHPVHPILGGALSSSNATSPLSAASLPAIGTIRPPHSLLKAPSTPPALQLGSGFQHWAGLPCPCTICQMPPPPHLSALSTANMARLSAESKDLLK is encoded by the coding sequence ATGAATTCTGATTCgagctctgtctccagcagagcGTCATCTCCAGACATGGATGAGATGTACCTAAGAGACCATCAccaccgccaccatcaccaccaccaggagAGCCGTCTCAACTCGGTCTCATCCACCCAGGGCGATATGGTGCAGAAGATGCCTGGGGAAAGCCTCTCGCGAGCGGGAGCCAAGGCCGCAGGAGAAAGCAGCAAGTACAAAATCAAGAAGCAGCTGTCAGAGCAGGATCTTCAGCAGTTGCGGCTGAAGATCAACGGCCGCGAGCGCAAGAGGATGCACGACCTGAACCTCGCCATGGACGGTCTGCGCGAGGTCATGCCCTATGCGCACGGGCCCTCCGTGCGCAAGCTCTCCAAGATCGCCACTCTGCTACTAGCCAGAAACTACATCCTCATGCTCACCAGCTCCCTGGAGGAGATGAAGAGGTTGGTTGGCGAGATCTACGGGGGTCATCACTCGGCCTTTCACTGCGGGACTGTGGGGCACTCGGCCGGCCACCCGGCGCACGCAGCGAACGCCGTGCACCCGGTGCACCCCATCCTGGGCGGCGCGCTCTCGTCCAGCAACGCCACTTCCCCGCTGTCCGCCGCCTCCCTGCCGGCCATTGGCACCATCCGACCTCCCCACTCGCTGCTCAAGGCGCCCTCCACACCGCCAGCgttgcagctgggcagtggcttCCAGCATTGGGCGGGGCTGCCTTGCCCCTGTACCATCTGCCAGATGCCGCCGCCACCGCACCTGTCCGCTCTCTCCACCGCCAACATGGCCCGGCTGTCCGCCGAGTCCAAGGACTTACTCAAGTGA